Genomic DNA from bacterium:
TCTTATCCTCTCTGCAATTTCAGAAGCTATTTTAACCTCTGTCTCTGGAAGCAATATTCCAAATTCATCTCCACCAAACCTTCCAACAATATCATCCTTTCTGACACTCTTTTCTATTATATGGCTAATGGTCTTTATAAGCCTATTCCCTTGATTGTGTCCAAATGTATCATTTACATATTTTAATCTATCAAAATCAAGCATTATAAAAGAGAAGGGTTTGTTATTATTCTTGTGTATCTCAAATTGTTTATCCAAAGAAGACCTAAAATACCTAAAGTTAAAGACACCTGTTAGCTCATCCTTTATTGCCATTTCCTCCTCTTTTAAGAATAGCCTTGATCTCTCAACAGCCATTGAGAGCTGATCTGTTAATATGGATAAAATCCTTCCAGACGTAGGTGAGAATGATGTTTTTGTGCTTGCTATGGCTAGAACGCCAATTACCCTCTTTTTCTCAACAATCGGTGCTGAAAGGTATGAAATTATTCTTTCTTTTCCCTTTCCCTTCTCTCCCATTGTCTCAAGCTCAACAACCCTTTTTATCCCCTTTTTCCTTATAGGATTTAACCTTAACCAATCGTTTAACATCCTTTTTTTAAGACCTAATATCTTTTGAGATGAAGATAAATCCATTATTTTTACCATACCTTTAAACCCTTTCTTTCTTAAGATAATATATCCTGCAAGGGAATAGCCAAAATAATCCTCTGCACCATCAAGGGAGACCTTAAACAGCTCATTCTCATCAAGGATATTTGCTAAGTCTCTACTTATCTTATATAAAAATGAAAGCTCCTTTGTTTGTGCCCTTAATTCCTCAAGCTCATCAGCTTGCTTCTTTAGTTTTTCAAGGCTTTCTCTATGAATTGCCTCTTGTTTCTTATCCTTTATCTTTTTTGCCTCTTCATAAAGAGCGGCAACATCCTCCATCTTCTGCTTTATTCTCAATAATGCCTCAATCTTTTCCTTCTGCTCTCCTAGCTCATCAATCTCTGTTCTT
This window encodes:
- a CDS encoding diguanylate cyclase, translating into KEKPISDVGDELLKEREKGREKDEKIKELQGEIETLKREKIREEVSLLQRQKETLQRLKEQKPRTEIDELGEQKEKIEALLRIKQKMEDVAALYEEAKKIKDKKQEAIHRESLEKLKKQADELEELRAQTKELSFLYKISRDLANILDENELFKVSLDGAEDYFGYSLAGYIILRKKGFKGMVKIMDLSSSQKILGLKKRMLNDWLRLNPIRKKGIKRVVELETMGEKGKGKERIISYLSAPIVEKKRVIGVLAIASTKTSFSPTSGRILSILTDQLSMAVERSRLFLKEEEMAIKDELTGVFNFRYFRSSLDKQFEIHKNNNKPFSFIMLDFDRLKYVNDTFGHNQGNRLIKTISHIIEKSVRKDDIVGRFGGDEFGILLPETEVKIASEIAERIRKNIAKHKMIMEEVPFSLTASLGVSFFPSASSPEGLLKIADECLYKAKQEGRNRVVVGD